A stretch of DNA from Maridesulfovibrio sp.:
ATGGAATTACCGGCATAATAGTGGTTTCCGACCAGAACGACACGACCGTCGGACATGGCTTTGACTGCCGTTCCCTTCCCTCCCCGAAAATCCAGACCGCGATGCGGGTTTTTGGGTTTTCCGTTGAGTATCCGCCGGGCTCCGTAGGGACTGGACTGCGACCCTTTTGTGGGTCTCTGGAACGGAACATACCAGTGACGCTCAGCGGAAACAGTTCCCTTTGCCGCCACGATCTCCTTGCGATCCCTGGCAATCCTGTCCATGACTTCGGCCGGAGGAGTAACCATTTTTTCGGGCAGAGTAAGCCGCTGCACCTTATACTTTTTCTTGTTGACCCTTACAGTCCGGCTGAAGCTGCGTTCCTTTCCGCCTTCATTAACGGAAACCACCAGTTTTGATTTTCCGGTTTTGTCAGTAAGAACATCGGTACCGAGCATGGCCAGGGCTACAAAACGGCCCTTCCATTCACGGACCTCAGGCTTGACCGCACTCCCCTTCCAATTGACGGAAACGGATTGCATATCCTTATCGGAAGTAACCCGCACTAAAAAAGGTTCGCCAAGCCCGACCTTGGCCGGATAGGCGAGATTGATTCCCGCCCAGGATTGGGAGGCTGCGGCAAGCAGCAGCAAAAGGGCAAAAACGAAAATTCTGCATTTTCTGATATCAGTCATTATACCGTTCCGGTTTCTATTTTTCAGCGGCGGCAACCACAGCCCTTACTTCACCGGTCTTCACGCGAACCCGCAAAGCATCTCCGGGGCCGACTTCGCCCGGACTGCGCAGAAATCTGCCGCTCTTCTCCACGGTAACCAGCGAATACCCCCGTTCCAGAGGG
This window harbors:
- a CDS encoding M23 family metallopeptidase, with protein sequence MTDIRKCRIFVFALLLLLAAASQSWAGINLAYPAKVGLGEPFLVRVTSDKDMQSVSVNWKGSAVKPEVREWKGRFVALAMLGTDVLTDKTGKSKLVVSVNEGGKERSFSRTVRVNKKKYKVQRLTLPEKMVTPPAEVMDRIARDRKEIVAAKGTVSAERHWYVPFQRPTKGSQSSPYGARRILNGKPKNPHRGLDFRGGKGTAVKAMSDGRVVLVGNHYYAGNSIYIDHGNGVVTMYFHLSRIDVKEGDIVERGQVIGGIGSTGRATGPHLHMSVSVLGRLVDPAYLLYRTTDQLLGIQ